A portion of the Chondrinema litorale genome contains these proteins:
- a CDS encoding TonB-dependent receptor: MNLNSYYIRLITIIQIFILSLITCSYTLQAQTILDRTASIQVNTSDKNTAIKLIEKKYNTSIIYSSDILPNISYQANFKSISLNDLFKHFYEGKDITWKEKNNSIVLVKSQQFYTLNGKITDVESGEELIGVGILIKGTNTGITSNLYGFYSLTLPKDKYNLYISYLGYNIKEKTINLDHNQRIDFSLKPNSFQLEEILVTDKESEEDLNISGLQTGTFSLKKNIAKQMPSFFGENDPIKALHLLPGVQSGTEGSTGLFVRGGGADQNLILIDEAPVLNPSHFFNFFSIFNTDILKEIDFSKGAMPAMYGTRLSSVLDVRMREGNYHDFGVSGGIGSLSTKIAAEGPIKKGSSSFIVSGRRTYTDLFVKAVPNNSLNANALYFYDLNLKLDAKLSKKNKLSLSSYLGRDRFGFSDIYDVTWGNQTASLRWNSIISKKFFLNTTLYGSYFRTRSNVALQEEFAYSSRYNVRQYGFKQNMSWYIDPNHQIDFGYDASRQRFFFGEVQPLTENSLINTRTISPSYTRELAAYISYQQEIADKLAIIFGIRYSQYDNTGPGVLYIYDTDDVVSESTSTDNIIDTVEYKRGERYNTFSGLEPRVSLRYFLTAKSSIKMAYHRTMQYINLLSNTNVPSPVDMWAPVNPYIEPQIGDQYSIGYFRNFKNNTYEFSLEGYYKNMRNQIDFKPQANLLLNDHLETEILKGDARAYGMELFFRKKKGQFTGWISYTLSKAIRDIPGINNNNPYPTSYDRRHNISIVSNYKVNKHVDISANWVFSSGIAYSFPVGKYEKDQFIVPYYTSRNGFRLPPVHRLDVSATFYRKMSADMKNESSFNFSIYNLYSRKNTYAYIFRQSEEDRTKTEAVKLYLFTLLPSFTYNFKF, encoded by the coding sequence ATGAATTTAAACTCTTACTACATTAGATTAATAACAATTATACAAATATTCATCCTCAGCTTAATTACATGTAGCTACACACTTCAAGCTCAAACTATTTTAGATCGTACAGCTTCAATCCAAGTCAATACTTCAGATAAAAATACAGCAATTAAGCTTATTGAGAAGAAATACAATACAAGCATTATCTATAGCAGTGATATTCTTCCAAACATCTCTTACCAAGCAAACTTTAAATCCATTTCACTAAACGACTTATTTAAACATTTCTACGAAGGAAAAGACATAACTTGGAAAGAGAAAAATAATAGTATCGTCTTAGTAAAAAGCCAACAGTTTTATACACTAAATGGAAAAATAACTGATGTAGAAAGTGGTGAAGAACTTATTGGTGTAGGCATATTAATAAAAGGAACAAATACAGGTATAACAAGCAACCTATATGGATTTTATTCTCTTACATTGCCCAAAGACAAATACAACTTATATATCAGCTATTTGGGATACAACATTAAAGAAAAAACAATAAACCTAGATCATAACCAACGAATCGATTTTTCTTTAAAGCCTAATAGTTTTCAACTTGAAGAAATTCTAGTAACTGACAAAGAAAGTGAAGAAGACCTAAATATTAGTGGCTTACAAACTGGCACGTTTTCACTAAAGAAAAATATAGCCAAACAAATGCCTTCTTTTTTTGGTGAAAATGATCCTATAAAAGCCCTACACTTACTACCAGGTGTACAGTCTGGAACAGAAGGCTCTACAGGTTTATTTGTAAGAGGTGGCGGAGCCGATCAAAACTTAATTTTAATTGATGAAGCACCCGTTTTAAATCCGTCTCACTTTTTTAATTTTTTCTCCATTTTTAATACTGATATCTTAAAAGAAATAGATTTCTCTAAAGGTGCTATGCCTGCCATGTATGGCACTAGGCTTTCAAGTGTATTGGATGTACGAATGAGAGAAGGAAATTATCATGATTTTGGCGTATCTGGAGGAATTGGAAGTTTATCTACCAAAATTGCTGCAGAAGGCCCCATAAAAAAAGGCTCATCTTCTTTTATTGTAAGTGGTCGAAGAACTTATACAGACTTGTTTGTAAAGGCAGTACCTAATAATTCTCTCAATGCAAATGCACTCTACTTTTATGATCTTAACTTAAAACTAGATGCCAAGCTTTCTAAAAAGAATAAACTTTCACTCTCAAGCTATTTAGGTAGAGATCGATTTGGCTTTAGTGATATATACGATGTAACATGGGGGAATCAAACCGCTTCATTGAGATGGAATAGCATCATTTCAAAGAAATTCTTTTTAAACACTACATTATATGGAAGTTACTTTAGAACTAGATCAAATGTCGCCTTACAAGAAGAGTTTGCTTATAGTAGTCGATATAATGTAAGGCAATATGGTTTTAAGCAAAATATGAGTTGGTATATAGACCCCAATCATCAGATAGATTTTGGTTATGATGCCAGCAGACAGCGGTTTTTCTTTGGTGAAGTACAACCATTAACCGAAAACTCTCTTATTAATACTAGAACTATTTCACCTTCTTACACCCGTGAACTCGCTGCATATATTAGTTATCAACAAGAGATTGCAGATAAACTCGCAATCATATTTGGCATACGCTATTCACAGTATGATAATACAGGGCCTGGTGTTTTATATATATACGATACTGATGATGTGGTTTCGGAAAGTACTTCAACTGATAATATCATTGATACTGTTGAATATAAAAGAGGTGAGCGATATAATACTTTCTCTGGATTAGAACCAAGGGTTTCTTTGAGGTATTTTCTTACCGCAAAAAGCTCTATTAAGATGGCTTACCACCGTACCATGCAGTATATAAACTTATTGTCTAACACCAATGTACCAAGCCCTGTAGATATGTGGGCTCCGGTAAATCCATATATCGAGCCTCAAATCGGTGATCAGTACTCAATAGGTTATTTTAGAAATTTCAAGAACAATACTTATGAGTTTTCACTTGAAGGCTATTATAAGAATATGCGAAATCAGATAGATTTTAAGCCGCAAGCTAACTTGTTGTTAAATGACCATCTTGAAACTGAAATTCTAAAAGGTGATGCACGCGCTTATGGCATGGAATTGTTCTTTAGAAAAAAGAAAGGACAATTTACTGGCTGGATTTCTTATACACTTTCAAAAGCAATTAGAGATATTCCTGGTATTAATAATAATAATCCCTACCCTACATCTTATGATAGAAGGCACAATATCTCAATTGTCTCAAACTATAAGGTAAATAAGCATGTCGATATTTCTGCAAATTGGGTTTTCTCTTCTGGTATCGCTTACAGTTTCCCTGTTGGCAAGTATGAAAAAGACCAGTTTATAGTACCTTATTACACCAGCAGAAATGGCTTTAGATTGCCACCAGTACACCGTTTAGATGTTTCTGCCACATTTTATAGAAAAATGAGTGCTGATATGAAAAATGAAAGCAGCTTTAACTTTTCTATTTATAATCTCTATAGTAGAAAGAATACATACGCTTATATTTTTAGACAGAGTGAAGAAGACCGCACAAAAACCGAAGCGGTAAAACTCTATCTTTTTACACTACTACCCTCTTTTACATATAACTTCAAGTTCTAA
- a CDS encoding TapB family protein: protein MKQLLILFIGFLAISFNLNAQSCNPFFNYTEGTMVELTHYNAKGKEETTQKMIIKSVSSTGSGQAMIADITISDKKDKEVYANEVELACENGVFKMDMSSFIPPTAQATGMEDVKIVFEGDYMSFPSSLSVGSSLDDVNFVMKMESENPALAAVMGKGTSTSITNRKVVSKESLTTPAGTFDCYKITYDSRIETQIMGLKKVFETSTVEWISEGAGIVKTESYDKKGKLDYYTELTAFHNQ, encoded by the coding sequence ATGAAACAATTACTTATTTTATTTATTGGTTTTCTAGCCATTTCTTTCAACCTAAATGCACAGAGTTGTAACCCGTTTTTCAACTACACCGAAGGAACAATGGTTGAACTCACTCATTACAACGCAAAAGGAAAAGAAGAAACCACCCAAAAAATGATAATTAAATCTGTAAGCAGTACAGGCAGTGGACAAGCAATGATTGCAGATATTACGATATCAGATAAAAAAGACAAGGAAGTTTACGCAAACGAAGTTGAATTAGCTTGCGAAAATGGAGTTTTTAAAATGGATATGAGCAGTTTTATTCCTCCAACAGCACAAGCAACTGGTATGGAAGATGTAAAAATAGTGTTTGAAGGTGATTACATGTCTTTCCCAAGTAGTTTGTCTGTAGGTTCAAGTCTTGATGATGTAAATTTTGTAATGAAAATGGAATCTGAAAACCCGGCACTTGCTGCTGTAATGGGCAAAGGAACATCCACATCCATTACAAATAGAAAAGTTGTTTCTAAAGAATCTCTTACAACTCCTGCTGGTACTTTTGATTGCTATAAAATCACTTATGACTCTAGAATTGAAACACAAATTATGGGTTTAAAGAAAGTGTTTGAAACCTCAACAGTTGAATGGATTAGTGAAGGTGCAGGTATAGTTAAAACTGAAAGTTACGATAAGAAAGGAAAGTTAGATTATTATACAGAACTAACTGCTTTTCACAATCAATAA
- the hemC gene encoding hydroxymethylbilane synthase, with product MKKIINIGTRGSKLALWQAYYVEELLVKAGYETNIVIIETKGDKILDRSLAKVGSKGIFTEELETQLLEGKIDIAVHSAKDMPSDLGEHFKIIAFTEREQVNDVIISDNKALFEKDKIVLGTSSVRRTALLKKYMPEAEVVNMRGNLQTRIRKMQEGQCDALVLAFAGVHRMGYDNMIVKHLPADVYIPPVGQGSVAIEAAVSIDSEVEKSIVDAINHTESALCLLAERAFLHKLQGGCSIPAFASASISENNSITIKGGVISLDGKELIASEQTGKTTEAETLGKVLAEEILNSGGREILASIKAQ from the coding sequence TTGAAAAAGATAATTAACATAGGTACAAGAGGTAGCAAGTTAGCTTTATGGCAGGCTTATTATGTTGAAGAACTGCTAGTAAAAGCAGGTTATGAAACCAACATAGTAATTATAGAAACCAAAGGAGACAAAATTCTTGATAGAAGCCTCGCCAAAGTAGGTAGCAAAGGCATTTTTACCGAAGAGCTTGAAACCCAACTCTTAGAAGGTAAAATCGACATTGCTGTACATAGTGCCAAAGATATGCCTTCTGACTTGGGAGAACATTTCAAGATTATTGCATTTACAGAAAGAGAACAGGTAAATGATGTAATTATCTCTGATAACAAAGCTCTTTTCGAGAAAGACAAAATAGTATTAGGTACATCATCTGTAAGAAGAACTGCTTTGCTAAAAAAATATATGCCAGAAGCTGAAGTAGTAAACATGCGTGGCAACCTGCAAACAAGAATTCGTAAGATGCAAGAAGGCCAATGTGATGCTTTAGTTTTGGCTTTTGCAGGAGTACACAGAATGGGCTACGACAATATGATTGTTAAACACCTGCCTGCTGATGTATACATCCCGCCAGTTGGGCAAGGTAGTGTAGCTATAGAAGCGGCAGTATCTATCGACTCAGAGGTAGAAAAAAGTATTGTTGATGCTATTAATCATACTGAATCTGCCTTATGCCTTTTAGCCGAAAGAGCATTTTTACATAAACTACAGGGTGGTTGTAGTATTCCTGCTTTCGCAAGCGCTTCAATTTCTGAAAACAATTCTATTACAATTAAAGGTGGTGTTATTAGTCTTGATGGGAAAGAATTAATAGCAAGTGAACAAACAGGCAAAACAACTGAAGCAGAAACCCTTGGAAAGGTATTGGCAGAAGAAATTTTAAATAGTGGTGGTAGAGAAATTTTAGCCAGTATAAAAGCCCAATAG
- the miaA gene encoding tRNA (adenosine(37)-N6)-dimethylallyltransferase MiaA: MLEANFQKNYLVVIVGPTAVGKTELTVNLAKQFDAEVLNADSRQIYKELSIGTARPTHEEMGDIKHYFTGILSLSENYNAGKFEKDALEILYKIYKNKNIAFLSGGSGLYIDAVCKGFDELPTVLPEIRTALETEWKNNGLENLVNELKEKDLAYAQKVDSQNPHRIIRALEIIRSTGKTYSSFRQSNLKERPFKTIKVGLSREREKLYNRINLRMDKMLEAGLVEEAKKYIQYRDCNALQTVGYKEIYDYFDGNYEWDEAVRLLKRNTRRFAKRQMTWFRRDNEISWFHPSQEKEISLYIKENIEKDN, encoded by the coding sequence ATGTTGGAAGCCAATTTTCAGAAAAATTATTTAGTCGTTATTGTTGGACCCACTGCCGTCGGAAAAACTGAATTAACTGTAAACCTCGCCAAACAGTTCGATGCAGAGGTTTTGAATGCAGATTCCAGACAAATCTACAAGGAATTGTCTATTGGAACAGCAAGACCCACCCATGAAGAAATGGGTGATATAAAACATTACTTCACAGGTATACTATCCCTCTCTGAAAATTATAATGCAGGAAAGTTTGAAAAAGATGCTTTGGAAATCTTATATAAGATCTATAAAAATAAAAATATAGCTTTCTTATCTGGCGGTTCGGGCTTGTATATTGACGCTGTTTGCAAAGGATTTGATGAATTACCCACTGTATTACCAGAAATCAGAACTGCATTAGAAACTGAGTGGAAAAATAACGGCTTAGAAAATTTAGTTAATGAACTTAAAGAAAAAGATTTAGCGTATGCTCAGAAAGTAGACAGTCAAAATCCACATAGAATTATTAGGGCATTAGAGATTATTCGAAGCACAGGTAAAACTTATTCTTCTTTTAGACAATCCAATTTAAAAGAGCGGCCATTTAAAACCATTAAAGTAGGATTAAGCCGAGAACGAGAAAAGCTTTACAATAGAATTAACCTACGAATGGATAAAATGCTAGAAGCAGGTTTAGTGGAAGAAGCTAAGAAATACATTCAATACAGAGATTGCAATGCGCTACAAACTGTGGGTTACAAAGAAATATACGACTATTTTGATGGGAACTACGAGTGGGATGAAGCTGTAAGGCTCTTAAAAAGAAATACTCGTAGATTTGCAAAACGACAGATGACCTGGTTTAGAAGAGATAATGAGATAAGCTGGTTTCATCCATCACAAGAAAAAGAAATTTCACTATACATAAAAGAGAACATTGAAAAAGATAATTAA
- a CDS encoding type III pantothenate kinase, which produces MNLVIDVGNTRLKAGIFQSGELVEIWESSDKEEISAFLKKKKPANTIICKVNNQFDDILEYICSDSDVYHLTPETQLPIINTYKSPKTLGMDRLAAVTGAYALYPEKNNLVVDLGTCITYDFITSDGKYLGGGISPGMKMRFNAMHKFTNALPMVEIDQAPDLIGYDTQTCMKSGVFHGVRLELEGIIREYREKFVQINVIFCGGDAKFFESSIKATIFVNQHLTLQGLNKILEEEVKD; this is translated from the coding sequence ATGAACCTAGTGATTGATGTAGGTAATACCAGGTTAAAAGCCGGAATCTTCCAGTCTGGCGAGTTGGTAGAAATCTGGGAAAGTAGCGATAAAGAAGAAATTTCTGCGTTTTTGAAGAAAAAAAAGCCTGCTAATACAATAATTTGCAAGGTAAATAATCAATTTGATGATATTCTTGAATATATTTGTAGTGATTCGGATGTTTATCATCTCACGCCAGAAACTCAGCTACCGATAATCAACACTTACAAATCTCCTAAGACACTCGGAATGGACAGGCTTGCTGCAGTTACAGGAGCATATGCGCTATATCCAGAGAAAAACAACTTGGTTGTAGACTTGGGAACTTGTATAACCTACGATTTTATTACCAGTGATGGAAAATACCTTGGAGGAGGAATTTCGCCTGGAATGAAAATGAGGTTCAATGCTATGCATAAATTTACAAATGCTTTGCCTATGGTAGAAATTGATCAAGCACCGGATTTAATTGGGTATGATACCCAGACATGTATGAAATCGGGCGTTTTTCATGGAGTTAGACTAGAATTAGAGGGGATAATTAGAGAATACCGTGAAAAATTTGTACAAATTAATGTTATTTTTTGTGGAGGAGATGCAAAATTTTTTGAAAGTAGCATAAAAGCTACCATCTTTGTAAATCAGCACCTTACTTTACAAGGTTTAAATAAAATACTAGAAGAGGAGGTAAAGGATTAA
- a CDS encoding tetratricopeptide repeat protein has product MKTFPLLVLFAILFAQTSFAQSDGCEDGWCWGSDPGAAKEKYALFSDNLQLKDYANAIAPFEWLYDNTPNLNVGLYIKGVDLYEELLKKEESGGTDPQKIIAYQDMILKLYDDRIKNFGEESDVLERKGRKFYFYYKDREDPEKWEKMYDLYKKIFELNGKETSRTNFTFYMLASVNLAARKKITEEEILADYEAISAAIEENENASSGSEAENWADLQGKVDGLLAKAVKIDCEFVRTKMGDVLKNNPDDIQTAKRAIKYMLNDKCTDDPLFLIAAQNVYEQEPTAGLASTIAQKYQIEKDYDKAIEWKEKGIELAGEDTEKKAELTYDIALLKSVQGKKAESRKLAMQAIEFDNSIAGKSYELIGDLYMRSSSDCSDPNPVKARAVFLAAYDMYAKAGNSSKMAQARAQFPSLQDIFTMGMAEGESISVGCWVGVSTQLRKRPSE; this is encoded by the coding sequence ATGAAAACATTCCCTCTGTTAGTGTTATTTGCTATTCTGTTTGCACAGACTTCTTTCGCTCAAAGCGATGGGTGTGAAGATGGATGGTGCTGGGGTTCAGATCCTGGTGCTGCAAAAGAAAAGTACGCGTTATTTTCTGATAACTTACAATTGAAAGATTATGCTAATGCTATTGCCCCTTTTGAATGGTTGTATGATAATACACCAAATTTAAATGTGGGTTTATATATTAAAGGAGTAGATCTTTATGAGGAGTTGCTTAAAAAAGAAGAAAGCGGAGGAACAGATCCTCAAAAAATAATTGCTTACCAAGATATGATTCTAAAATTATACGATGATAGAATCAAAAACTTTGGTGAAGAGAGTGATGTATTAGAAAGAAAAGGTCGTAAGTTTTACTTCTATTATAAAGACAGAGAAGATCCTGAAAAATGGGAAAAAATGTATGATCTTTATAAAAAAATATTTGAGCTTAACGGTAAAGAGACATCAAGAACTAACTTTACATTTTACATGCTAGCTTCTGTAAACCTTGCTGCAAGGAAGAAAATTACTGAAGAGGAAATTTTAGCAGATTACGAGGCTATTTCTGCTGCTATTGAAGAAAATGAGAATGCTTCAAGTGGTTCTGAAGCTGAAAACTGGGCAGATCTACAAGGTAAAGTTGATGGTTTGTTAGCTAAGGCTGTTAAAATAGATTGTGAGTTTGTAAGAACTAAAATGGGTGATGTTCTTAAAAATAATCCAGATGATATTCAAACAGCAAAAAGAGCTATCAAATACATGTTGAACGACAAATGTACTGATGATCCTCTTTTCTTAATTGCTGCTCAAAATGTTTATGAGCAAGAGCCAACTGCAGGTCTTGCAAGTACAATTGCTCAGAAATATCAAATCGAAAAAGATTATGATAAAGCAATTGAATGGAAAGAAAAAGGAATTGAGCTTGCTGGTGAAGACACTGAGAAAAAAGCGGAACTTACTTACGATATTGCTTTATTAAAAAGTGTACAAGGTAAAAAAGCTGAGTCTAGAAAACTTGCAATGCAAGCTATCGAATTTGACAATAGTATTGCTGGTAAGTCTTATGAGTTAATCGGAGACTTATACATGAGAAGTAGTAGCGACTGTAGCGATCCTAACCCAGTTAAAGCAAGAGCAGTATTCTTAGCAGCTTATGATATGTATGCTAAAGCTGGAAACTCTTCTAAAATGGCTCAGGCAAGAGCTCAATTCCCATCATTGCAAGATATATTCACTATGGGTATGGCAGAAGGTGAGTCTATCTCTGTTGGATGCTGGGTTGGAGTTAGTACTCAATTAAGAAAGAGACCAAGCGAATAA
- a CDS encoding APC family permease, producing the protein MKSKKISLYTATSIVVANMIGTGVFTSLGYQVIDIKSVFPLLILWVVGGITALCGALTYGELAASLPRSGGEYNFLREIYHPSIGFVSGWVSATVGFAAPTALAAMALGKYAESVLPQLNATYLAAIVVIGLTILHASNKNFGSKFQNLFTTVKVILIFLFIGAGFFIEIPQSITILPQPGDFEILLSPAFAISLIYVSYAYTGWNAAAYITSEMENPKKNVPLALFQGTLLVMVLYVLLNFIFLYTASMSSLEGQIEIGYISAIQVFGETGGKLMGITISLLLISTVSAMVFAGPRVMQVMGEDISFFSFLSKTKNDIPRNAIIFQSVLTLLFIFSSSFDQALTFAGFTLSLNTFLTVAGVFVLRIKKPALARPFKVPGYPITPLIFLILVGWTLIFILRDKLTESLVGLATVFAGFIIYFLIIRNKKSD; encoded by the coding sequence ATGAAGTCAAAAAAAATAAGTTTGTATACAGCTACTTCCATAGTTGTAGCCAACATGATAGGTACAGGTGTTTTTACAAGTTTGGGGTATCAGGTAATTGATATTAAATCTGTTTTTCCGCTTTTGATATTATGGGTAGTAGGTGGTATAACTGCACTTTGTGGAGCATTAACTTATGGCGAATTAGCAGCCAGTCTACCTCGCTCTGGAGGAGAATATAACTTTTTAAGAGAAATTTATCATCCATCAATTGGTTTTGTTTCAGGTTGGGTTTCTGCCACTGTTGGTTTTGCAGCTCCAACAGCACTAGCTGCAATGGCACTAGGTAAATATGCAGAAAGTGTGCTACCACAACTTAATGCCACTTATCTTGCTGCTATCGTTGTTATCGGGTTAACAATACTTCATGCTAGTAACAAAAATTTTGGAAGCAAATTCCAAAATTTGTTTACTACTGTAAAAGTGATCTTGATTTTTTTATTTATTGGCGCAGGTTTTTTTATAGAAATCCCTCAATCTATAACAATACTACCTCAACCCGGAGACTTTGAAATATTATTATCCCCTGCATTTGCGATATCGCTCATTTATGTTTCTTATGCTTACACAGGTTGGAATGCCGCTGCATATATTACCAGTGAGATGGAAAATCCAAAGAAAAATGTACCGCTAGCGCTTTTTCAGGGCACTTTATTGGTAATGGTTCTATATGTATTACTCAATTTTATATTTCTTTACACAGCCTCTATGAGTAGCTTAGAAGGTCAAATTGAAATAGGTTATATCTCGGCTATTCAAGTTTTTGGAGAGACAGGTGGTAAATTAATGGGCATTACCATTTCACTATTATTAATTTCTACTGTGAGTGCAATGGTATTTGCAGGCCCTAGAGTAATGCAGGTAATGGGAGAAGATATATCATTCTTTAGTTTCCTCTCTAAGACAAAAAATGATATTCCTAGAAATGCCATCATCTTCCAATCTGTATTAACCTTATTGTTTATATTCTCTTCATCTTTTGATCAAGCTTTAACTTTTGCTGGATTTACCTTAAGCCTAAATACATTTTTAACAGTAGCAGGTGTATTTGTACTTCGAATTAAAAAACCAGCTTTGGCAAGACCTTTTAAAGTTCCTGGTTATCCTATTACTCCACTAATATTTTTAATACTTGTTGGATGGACACTCATATTTATATTAAGAGATAAACTTACAGAATCTCTAGTAGGTTTGGCAACAGTTTTTGCAGGCTTTATTATTTATTTTCTGATAATTAGAAATAAAAAAAGCGATTAG
- a CDS encoding FAD:protein FMN transferase, which translates to MRVINSKTLAAILVSFIFINFCKSQPTDFLRLQFEKPLMGTVFKFVCYAKDSLDAQNAANAAFDRVEELNNILSDYHPESELNQLCNNIIPGKYYKVSDDLWYMICRSVEVSKKTKGLFDATAGSCIRVWRRARRRKELPDNIAINNCKDESGYKKLKLDRANKTVAFQSSEMRLDFGGIAKGYAADEAFKIFKKHGFQSVLIDAGGDLYCGEAPPNTKGWQIIINTGLEDENKEVIIENASIATSGDMYQFFELGGIKYSHIINPIEGKPITKRVASTVIAPSAEKADYLASVLNVTGIEKKAHKIMRKYKDSYAIISQQNQDKVEVIKIGSFPFHMEK; encoded by the coding sequence ATGAGAGTAATAAACTCTAAAACCTTAGCCGCCATACTTGTTTCTTTTATTTTTATTAATTTCTGTAAAAGTCAGCCTACTGATTTTTTAAGATTACAGTTTGAAAAACCACTTATGGGTACAGTTTTCAAATTTGTATGCTATGCAAAAGATTCATTGGATGCACAAAACGCTGCTAATGCAGCATTTGATAGGGTAGAGGAGTTAAATAATATTTTGAGTGATTATCATCCAGAAAGTGAATTAAATCAGCTTTGTAATAATATAATTCCTGGAAAATATTACAAGGTTTCAGATGACTTATGGTATATGATATGTCGCTCTGTTGAAGTGTCAAAAAAGACAAAAGGATTGTTCGATGCTACTGCCGGAAGTTGTATAAGAGTATGGAGAAGAGCTCGACGAAGAAAAGAATTACCCGATAATATAGCTATAAATAATTGTAAGGATGAATCAGGTTATAAGAAATTAAAACTTGATAGAGCTAATAAGACAGTGGCATTTCAATCCTCCGAGATGAGGCTAGATTTTGGTGGAATAGCAAAAGGCTATGCAGCAGACGAAGCTTTCAAAATTTTTAAGAAACACGGTTTTCAATCTGTTTTGATAGATGCTGGTGGAGATTTGTATTGTGGTGAAGCTCCACCTAATACAAAAGGTTGGCAGATAATAATTAATACTGGTTTAGAAGATGAAAATAAAGAGGTGATAATAGAGAATGCGTCTATTGCTACCTCAGGTGATATGTATCAATTTTTTGAGTTGGGAGGCATTAAATACTCTCATATTATAAATCCAATTGAAGGGAAGCCTATAACAAAGCGTGTAGCAAGTACAGTGATTGCTCCTAGTGCCGAGAAGGCTGATTATCTTGCATCAGTACTAAATGTTACTGGAATTGAAAAAAAAGCTCATAAAATAATGAGAAAATATAAAGATTCTTACGCAATAATTTCTCAGCAAAATCAAGATAAGGTAGAAGTAATAAAAATCGGTTCCTTTCCATTCCATATGGAAAAATAG
- a CDS encoding murein L,D-transpeptidase catalytic domain family protein: MSQKIKLFIYFFIISFCSFQLVAAKGLPTKRAIISTTYELIKKQNFTVLPSPDVFEKAMTGFLKMKEDGLVSAKKEILSIIDFSISSTKERLWVIDLKTGKVLYHTLVAHGRNTGVEYATKFSNIPSSFQSSLGFYTTGNTYIGKHGLSLYLNGQEKGINDNAKERAIVIHGAEYVSEDFVKQYGRLGRSLGCPALPMNLHKDIIKTIASNTCLFIYYPSQNYITKSKFLMEINMSYN; encoded by the coding sequence ATGAGTCAAAAAATTAAGCTGTTTATCTACTTTTTTATTATTTCATTCTGTTCTTTCCAATTAGTTGCAGCCAAAGGTCTTCCTACCAAAAGAGCTATTATTAGTACTACTTACGAGCTAATTAAGAAGCAAAACTTTACAGTTTTACCAAGTCCTGATGTTTTTGAAAAAGCAATGACTGGTTTCTTAAAAATGAAAGAAGATGGGTTAGTAAGTGCTAAAAAAGAGATTTTAAGTATTATCGATTTTAGTATTAGCTCAACAAAAGAAAGACTCTGGGTTATTGATTTAAAAACTGGTAAAGTTCTATATCATACACTAGTGGCACATGGAAGAAATACCGGTGTTGAGTATGCTACAAAGTTCTCGAATATACCAAGTTCATTTCAGAGTAGTCTTGGCTTTTATACTACAGGAAACACTTATATAGGTAAACATGGTCTTTCTCTTTATTTAAACGGACAGGAAAAAGGGATTAATGATAATGCTAAAGAAAGAGCTATTGTGATTCATGGGGCTGAATATGTGAGCGAAGACTTTGTAAAACAATATGGAAGATTAGGTAGAAGTCTTGGATGTCCTGCATTACCAATGAATCTTCATAAAGACATTATAAAAACAATTGCCAGCAATACCTGCCTTTTTATTTATTATCCTTCTCAAAATTATATAACAAAATCTAAATTTTTGATGGAAATAAATATGAGTTATAATTGA